Proteins encoded in a region of the Sphingomonas jaspsi DSM 18422 genome:
- a CDS encoding tyrosine-type recombinase/integrase: MAGKQAKLLTLAQVRLVEAHLTTTRHPDRNRVIFLLSLRAGLRAKEIAGLTWGMVTDAEGRLGDVIRLPDAVAKAGSGGALPMAKDLRLALGRLWESAKLPQADFHVVRTERSTKTSAQAIINMFRGWYRALGYEGCSSHSGRRTFITMTARNIGRFGGSLRDVQALARHRSLAMTQRYIEIDSRAMIRVVDGW; encoded by the coding sequence ATGGCTGGAAAGCAGGCCAAATTGCTGACGCTCGCCCAAGTTCGGTTGGTCGAAGCCCACCTGACGACGACCCGGCATCCCGATCGAAATCGGGTCATCTTCCTTCTGTCGCTGAGGGCCGGATTACGTGCGAAGGAAATCGCTGGACTCACGTGGGGCATGGTCACCGATGCCGAAGGTCGGCTCGGCGATGTCATCCGGTTACCCGACGCTGTCGCCAAAGCCGGGTCGGGAGGAGCATTGCCAATGGCCAAGGACCTCCGACTCGCCCTAGGCCGATTGTGGGAATCGGCGAAATTACCGCAAGCGGATTTTCACGTCGTTAGGACGGAGCGATCGACCAAGACCTCGGCCCAAGCGATCATCAACATGTTCCGGGGCTGGTATCGGGCCCTTGGGTATGAGGGCTGCTCGAGCCATTCGGGACGACGAACCTTCATCACAATGACGGCAAGGAATATTGGTCGCTTCGGAGGCAGCCTTCGGGACGTACAAGCCTTGGCCCGCCATCGGTCCCTGGCCATGACTCAGCGGTATATCGAGATCGACAGCCGAGCGATGATCAGGGTGGTAGATGGCTGGTAG
- a CDS encoding S1 family peptidase — translation MTEVLEMTLAERMLYCTVKINTVRQGSAVGSGTGFFWQSRAVNDRSMFLLVTNKHVLEGADSLVVIVHMADASTSDKPSGQFANCRIELSTVDVFPHPNPAIDLVGLNFTAIINEAVGAGTPLFIQSIAAAAIPSEEDWSLFDAFEEVLMIGCPRGIYDQANNLPIVRRGTTATPLSKRYEGRDEFLVDMACFPGSSGSPVFMYNANGFVDRKTNTYMMGKGRFFFLGILYAGPIINNEGRIVLGSQPRIEVAAMMHLGQVMRSTMMTDIDDLVEARLDQIAASEATELPSAE, via the coding sequence ATGACCGAAGTCCTTGAGATGACGCTCGCCGAGCGGATGCTTTACTGCACCGTCAAAATTAACACCGTCCGGCAGGGCAGTGCCGTTGGTTCGGGCACCGGGTTCTTTTGGCAGAGCAGAGCGGTGAATGATCGAAGCATGTTCCTTCTCGTAACGAACAAGCATGTCCTTGAAGGGGCTGATTCCTTAGTCGTCATCGTCCATATGGCCGACGCTAGCACGTCGGATAAGCCGTCAGGACAATTTGCGAACTGCCGAATTGAACTGTCGACCGTAGACGTCTTTCCCCATCCCAATCCAGCGATCGACCTGGTGGGCCTGAATTTCACTGCGATCATAAACGAGGCCGTGGGTGCAGGCACACCACTATTCATTCAATCCATTGCTGCAGCAGCCATTCCCTCGGAGGAGGATTGGTCGCTTTTCGATGCCTTTGAGGAGGTGCTGATGATCGGCTGCCCACGGGGCATCTATGACCAAGCCAACAACTTGCCGATCGTCCGGCGAGGAACGACCGCCACCCCACTATCCAAACGCTATGAAGGACGGGACGAGTTCCTCGTCGATATGGCCTGCTTTCCGGGTTCATCCGGCTCTCCAGTTTTCATGTACAATGCCAACGGCTTCGTCGACCGAAAAACCAACACCTACATGATGGGCAAAGGGCGCTTCTTCTTCCTCGGCATTCTGTATGCCGGCCCGATAATCAACAATGAGGGTCGGATTGTCCTTGGTAGCCAGCCGAGGATCGAGGTGGCTGCGATGATGCATTTAGGCCAAGTGATGAGGTCAACCATGATGACCGACATCGACGATCTAGTTGAAGCTCGCCTCGACCAAATCGCCGCAAGCGAAGCGACCGAACTGCCTAGCGCCGAATGA
- a CDS encoding TM0106 family RecB-like putative nuclease has product MPIVTAAHLYDLVACSHRVHLDQFGDPSDRDEISPFVQLLWERGTSYEAEVVGRLKEGEFVSVRELPPSDREAATISAMKNGIPLIYGGRIAAGDLLGEPDLLIKRDGGYIAADIKSGRGEEGDPDEDDGKLKPHYAVQVALYTDILLQLGFGIGHHAEIWDVKGDHVPYDLDSPRHSRTTETWWDVYVGALGSVRAILGGSPTRGALASACKLCHWYSFCRGELTAAGDLTLIPYLGRALRDGMSDHLTSLSDFAACDPEAFIDGSKTSIPRLGADRLRLFHRRARLLTESGAAPFLRDVVELPPVELEIFFDIEADPMNDIVYLHGFVERRNQDPATETFTAFFAETNDAEGEREAFRNAMAWLKDRPDAAVYYYSKYERTMYRKLCARYPDVCSADDVEALFTPPRSVDLYFDVVFRATEWPTNDHSIKTLAKFLGFAWRDTDPSGAASIEWYQRFVESGDHAIKQRILDYNEDDCRATAVLLDGIRRLAV; this is encoded by the coding sequence ATGCCGATAGTAACTGCAGCACATCTTTACGACCTTGTAGCTTGCTCTCATCGAGTTCACCTCGACCAATTTGGTGATCCGTCTGATCGGGATGAAATCAGCCCATTCGTCCAACTGCTTTGGGAGCGAGGCACGTCCTACGAGGCCGAGGTAGTTGGACGACTAAAGGAAGGTGAATTCGTTTCTGTCCGGGAGCTACCCCCATCGGACCGGGAAGCAGCGACCATTTCAGCCATGAAGAATGGAATTCCGCTCATATATGGCGGTCGAATTGCTGCTGGCGATTTGCTGGGCGAACCCGACCTGCTGATCAAGCGAGACGGGGGATATATAGCAGCCGACATCAAATCGGGCCGTGGCGAAGAAGGGGACCCTGACGAAGACGACGGCAAGCTGAAACCTCACTATGCTGTCCAAGTTGCCCTTTACACCGACATCCTCCTTCAACTCGGCTTCGGCATCGGCCACCATGCTGAAATCTGGGACGTAAAGGGTGACCACGTCCCCTACGATTTGGACAGTCCCCGTCACAGCAGGACGACCGAGACTTGGTGGGACGTTTACGTCGGTGCCTTGGGATCGGTGAGAGCAATTCTAGGCGGAAGTCCAACCCGTGGGGCTTTGGCATCGGCTTGTAAGCTTTGCCATTGGTACAGCTTCTGCAGGGGTGAACTAACAGCTGCCGGGGATCTGACTCTGATCCCCTACCTCGGTCGGGCTCTACGGGACGGCATGAGCGATCATCTGACCTCCCTCTCCGATTTTGCAGCTTGTGACCCGGAGGCGTTCATAGATGGGTCTAAGACCAGCATCCCAAGGTTGGGTGCCGACAGGCTCCGATTGTTCCACCGACGAGCAAGACTTCTGACCGAAAGTGGAGCAGCTCCATTCCTTCGAGATGTTGTAGAGTTACCGCCTGTCGAGCTCGAAATCTTCTTCGACATTGAAGCCGACCCTATGAATGACATCGTCTACCTTCACGGCTTTGTGGAGCGTCGAAATCAGGACCCGGCCACTGAAACCTTCACTGCCTTTTTCGCTGAAACTAACGACGCTGAAGGTGAGCGAGAGGCTTTCAGAAATGCAATGGCATGGCTGAAAGACCGTCCAGATGCTGCCGTTTATTACTATTCGAAATACGAACGGACCATGTACCGAAAGCTTTGTGCACGTTATCCCGATGTCTGTTCAGCCGACGATGTCGAAGCGCTTTTCACACCACCTCGATCGGTCGACCTTTATTTTGACGTCGTCTTTCGGGCGACCGAATGGCCGACGAACGACCATTCCATCAAAACTCTGGCCAAGTTTCTCGGGTTTGCATGGCGTGACACCGATCCGTCTGGAGCGGCCTCGATTGAATGGTACCAGCGATTTGTTGAATCTGGCGATCATGCCATCAAACAGCGAATTCTTGATTACAACGAGGACGATTGCCGAGCCACGGCAGTGCTCCTCGACGGCATTCGCCGATTGGCTGTTTGA
- a CDS encoding mechanosensitive ion channel, which translates to MYQTTEPAHYWQQQLVEWGPKVLFAVLILIVTHFVAKAVQWGVAKLIDRLPILKRNPGIGGDSIGTELGRLGYWLVWLVGLIAALQPLGLSGVLTPVTALTNEVFAFLPRLLGAGLFFFAGLILARIVRHIVEAALGALNLEKLAGRAGLNLGEQPVAVDAAGVAGEGVAPVRSTIARAVGMTVSAVIIIFAAIAALDILKIDAVSEPAKNMLNMIALAIPNVLAALLWLAIAFLIAKWVKSLLETVLPSLGFDNYVHSLGAMPRSISPSRVMGSLAMTTILLVAGIEALHRLGGDQTAALMIQVTELGGKVIFGTLVIVVGFVLARIISNLVGSSTGEGGYAQTVVKYAIIALFTAIGLTFMGLADQIVMLAFGLILGSVAVASAIAFGLGGRDYAARLLEEWHHSANPPVPPRVPPRLKKATPADDSQPPLV; encoded by the coding sequence ATGTACCAAACTACCGAACCGGCCCATTATTGGCAGCAGCAGCTGGTCGAATGGGGGCCCAAGGTCCTGTTCGCCGTCCTGATCCTCATCGTCACCCATTTCGTCGCCAAGGCGGTGCAGTGGGGCGTCGCCAAGCTGATCGACCGCCTGCCGATCCTGAAGCGCAATCCGGGCATCGGCGGCGACAGCATCGGGACCGAACTCGGCCGTCTCGGCTATTGGCTGGTGTGGCTGGTCGGCCTGATCGCGGCGCTGCAGCCGCTCGGCCTGTCGGGGGTGCTGACCCCGGTCACCGCGCTCACCAACGAAGTGTTCGCCTTCCTGCCGCGCCTGCTCGGCGCCGGCCTGTTCTTCTTCGCAGGCCTGATCCTGGCGCGGATCGTGCGTCATATCGTCGAGGCGGCGCTGGGCGCGCTCAACCTCGAAAAGCTGGCGGGCCGCGCCGGCCTCAACCTCGGCGAGCAGCCGGTGGCCGTCGACGCCGCCGGCGTCGCGGGTGAAGGCGTCGCCCCTGTCCGCAGCACCATCGCCCGCGCGGTCGGCATGACGGTGTCGGCGGTGATCATCATCTTCGCCGCCATCGCCGCGCTCGACATTTTGAAGATCGACGCCGTCAGCGAACCGGCCAAGAACATGCTCAACATGATCGCGCTGGCGATCCCCAACGTGCTCGCGGCGCTGCTGTGGCTGGCGATCGCGTTCCTGATCGCCAAGTGGGTCAAGAGCCTGCTGGAAACCGTGCTGCCGAGCCTCGGCTTCGACAATTATGTCCATTCTTTGGGCGCCATGCCGCGCAGCATTTCGCCGTCGCGGGTGATGGGATCGCTGGCGATGACCACCATCCTGCTGGTGGCGGGGATCGAGGCGCTGCATCGCCTTGGCGGCGACCAGACCGCCGCGCTGATGATCCAAGTCACCGAACTGGGCGGCAAGGTCATCTTCGGCACGCTGGTGATCGTCGTCGGCTTCGTGCTGGCGCGGATCATTTCCAACCTGGTCGGTAGCTCGACCGGCGAAGGCGGCTATGCGCAGACGGTGGTCAAATATGCGATCATCGCACTGTTCACCGCCATCGGCCTGACCTTCATGGGCCTCGCCGACCAGATCGTGATGCTGGCGTTCGGCCTGATCCTGGGGTCGGTCGCGGTGGCCAGCGCCATCGCCTTCGGCCTTGGCGGGCGCGACTATGCCGCGCGGCTGCTGGAGGAATGGCACCATAGCGCCAATCCCCCGGTACCGCCGCGCGTACCGCCGCGGCTGAAGAAAGCGACCCCGGCCGACGACAGCCAGCCGCCGCTGGTGTGA
- a CDS encoding replication-associated recombination protein A, with protein sequence MADLFADDSAAKAAQGAPSPDGPLADRLRPRALDEVVGQEHLTGPEGAIGRMVAAGKLSSIILWGPPGTGKTSIARLLADAVGLRFVALSAVFSGVADLKKAFAEAKEFARTGKRTLLFVDEIHRFNRSQQDGFLPFVEDGTITLVGATTENPSFELNAALLSRAQVLILHRLDEEALSQLLDRAEALAGQPLPLDDYARAALVASADGDGRFLLNQAETLFDLGLEEKLDPAGLARLLQRRVAVYDKDREGHYNLISALHKSLRGSDPQAALYYLARMLVAGEEPLYVLRRIVRFASEDIGLADPQALVQCLAAKDAYDFLGSPEGELAIVQACLYCATAPKSNAAYKAQKAAWRSARDTGSLMPPQSILNAPTKLMKDIGYGSGYAYDHDADDGFSGADYWPDGMGAQAFYEPVNRGFEAKIAERLAYWDGLRRERQAKD encoded by the coding sequence ATGGCCGACCTCTTCGCCGACGACAGCGCCGCCAAGGCGGCTCAAGGCGCCCCTTCCCCCGACGGTCCGCTGGCCGACCGGCTGCGCCCGCGCGCACTGGACGAGGTGGTGGGACAGGAACATCTGACCGGCCCCGAGGGCGCAATCGGGCGGATGGTTGCGGCGGGGAAATTGAGCTCGATCATCCTGTGGGGACCGCCCGGTACCGGCAAGACCAGCATCGCGCGGCTGCTGGCGGATGCGGTCGGCCTGCGCTTCGTCGCCTTGTCGGCGGTGTTTTCGGGCGTCGCCGACCTCAAGAAGGCTTTTGCCGAGGCGAAGGAGTTCGCCCGCACCGGCAAGCGCACCCTGCTGTTCGTGGACGAGATCCATCGCTTCAACCGCAGCCAGCAGGATGGCTTCCTGCCCTTCGTCGAGGACGGCACCATCACGCTGGTCGGGGCGACGACCGAGAATCCCAGCTTCGAGCTCAATGCCGCGCTGCTTAGCCGCGCGCAGGTGCTGATCCTGCACCGGCTGGACGAAGAAGCGCTGAGCCAGCTGCTCGACCGCGCCGAGGCGCTGGCCGGCCAGCCGCTTCCGCTCGACGACTATGCTCGCGCCGCGCTGGTCGCCAGTGCCGACGGCGACGGGCGCTTCCTGCTCAACCAGGCCGAAACGCTGTTCGATCTCGGGCTGGAGGAGAAGCTCGACCCGGCCGGGCTCGCCCGGCTGCTGCAGCGGCGCGTTGCGGTCTACGACAAAGACCGCGAGGGACATTACAATCTTATCTCCGCGCTCCACAAATCGCTGCGCGGGTCCGATCCGCAGGCGGCGCTTTACTATCTGGCGCGGATGCTGGTGGCGGGCGAAGAGCCGCTCTACGTCCTGCGCCGCATCGTCCGTTTCGCCTCGGAAGACATCGGCCTCGCCGATCCGCAGGCCTTGGTGCAATGCCTTGCCGCCAAGGACGCCTACGACTTCCTCGGGTCGCCCGAAGGCGAACTGGCGATCGTCCAGGCCTGCCTCTATTGCGCGACCGCCCCCAAATCCAATGCCGCCTACAAGGCGCAGAAGGCGGCGTGGCGTTCCGCCCGCGACACCGGGTCGCTGATGCCGCCGCAGTCCATCCTCAACGCGCCGACCAAGCTGATGAAGGACATCGGCTACGGCAGCGGCTACGCCTACGACCATGACGCCGACGACGGCTTTTCGGGCGCGGATTACTGGCCCGACGGCATGGGGGCGCAAGCATTTTACGAGCCCGTCAATCGCGGGTTCGAAGCCAAGATCGCGGAACGTCTTGCCTATTGGGACGGGCTTCGGCGAGAACGGCAGGCGAAGGACTGA
- a CDS encoding PadR family transcriptional regulator — protein sequence MRFHFHRGHGRHHGLHGQFAMPGRFGFDSGDFHFDFGEGGRFGHGHGGRRGRRRVFESGELRLTLLKLLADQPRHGYELIKAIEEMTGGDYAPSPGVVYPTLSMLEDLGYIAETASPDAKRVYAATDAGRAHLADNEAEVAALIERLGAIGKRRQAPKPEIGRAVANMMAALRNRVGRDGWTDELLGEVVDILDEAAKKIERI from the coding sequence ATGCGATTTCACTTCCACCGCGGCCACGGCCGCCATCATGGCCTTCACGGCCAGTTCGCCATGCCCGGCCGGTTCGGCTTCGACAGCGGCGACTTTCATTTCGACTTCGGCGAAGGCGGGCGCTTCGGCCATGGCCATGGCGGCCGTCGCGGCCGTCGCCGCGTGTTCGAAAGCGGCGAGCTAAGGCTGACGCTGCTCAAGCTGCTCGCCGACCAGCCGCGCCACGGCTACGAGCTGATCAAGGCGATCGAGGAGATGACCGGCGGCGATTATGCCCCGTCGCCCGGCGTGGTCTATCCGACGCTCTCGATGCTCGAAGACTTGGGTTACATTGCCGAAACCGCGTCGCCCGATGCCAAGCGCGTCTATGCGGCGACCGACGCCGGCCGCGCCCACCTCGCCGACAATGAGGCCGAGGTCGCAGCGCTGATCGAACGGCTCGGTGCGATCGGCAAGCGTCGCCAGGCGCCCAAGCCCGAAATCGGCCGCGCGGTCGCCAATATGATGGCGGCGCTGCGCAATCGCGTCGGGCGCGACGGCTGGACCGACGAACTGCTCGGCGAGGTCGTCGACATCCTCGACGAGGCGGCGAAGAAGATCGAGCGGATCTAG
- a CDS encoding glycosyltransferase family 4 protein, producing MKPEELRIALFSGNYNYVRDGANQALNRLVEYLLRQGASVRVYSPVVEHPAFPPTGDLVNVPSVAIPGREEYRIPIALNGEALADLEAFAPNIVHVASPDVVAHRAVSWARRKQIPVVASVHTRFETYLQYYHLGLLEPALRALLRRFYRRCDAIVAPVDSTAAVLRAQRMHRDITIWSRGVDRDQFNPARRDMEWRRSHGIGDGEMVVAFLGRIVMEKGLDVFSDAIAAAERMQVPLRVLVIGDGPARPWFEEHLPKSAVFVGSQTGTDLGRALASADVFLNPSITEAFGNVTQEALSSGLPVIAAAATGATSLVQDGVSGTLVDPMEIDQYGAALKRYAEDPALRARHGAAGIEFARTRDWDNINSVMLKLYDRVIERRQRLQASFGPRWLPS from the coding sequence ATGAAGCCGGAAGAGCTCCGCATCGCCCTGTTCTCGGGCAACTATAATTATGTCCGCGACGGGGCGAATCAGGCGTTGAACCGGCTGGTGGAATATCTGCTGCGCCAGGGCGCTAGCGTCCGCGTCTATTCCCCGGTGGTCGAGCATCCCGCCTTCCCGCCGACCGGCGACCTCGTCAACGTCCCGAGCGTCGCGATTCCGGGGCGCGAGGAATATCGGATCCCGATCGCGCTCAATGGCGAAGCGCTGGCCGACCTCGAAGCCTTTGCGCCCAACATCGTCCATGTCGCCAGCCCTGACGTCGTCGCCCATCGCGCGGTCAGCTGGGCGCGGCGCAAGCAAATCCCGGTGGTCGCGTCGGTGCACACGAGGTTCGAGACCTACCTGCAATATTATCATTTGGGGCTGCTCGAACCGGCGCTGCGTGCGCTGCTGCGCCGCTTCTATCGCCGCTGCGACGCGATTGTCGCACCGGTGGATTCGACCGCCGCGGTGCTGCGCGCCCAGCGCATGCACCGTGACATCACCATTTGGAGCCGCGGAGTCGACCGCGACCAATTCAATCCGGCGCGCCGCGACATGGAATGGCGGCGCAGCCACGGCATCGGCGATGGCGAAATGGTCGTCGCCTTCCTAGGCCGCATCGTCATGGAAAAGGGTCTCGACGTCTTTTCGGACGCCATCGCGGCGGCCGAGCGGATGCAGGTGCCGCTGCGCGTGCTGGTCATCGGCGACGGCCCTGCTCGCCCCTGGTTCGAAGAGCATCTGCCGAAGTCGGCAGTGTTCGTCGGGTCGCAGACCGGCACCGACCTCGGCCGGGCACTGGCCAGCGCCGACGTCTTCCTCAACCCGTCGATTACCGAGGCGTTCGGCAATGTGACGCAGGAAGCGCTGTCGTCGGGCTTGCCGGTCATCGCCGCGGCCGCCACTGGCGCCACCAGCCTGGTGCAGGACGGCGTGTCGGGCACCTTGGTCGACCCGATGGAGATCGACCAATATGGCGCGGCGCTGAAGCGCTATGCCGAAGACCCGGCCCTTCGCGCGCGCCACGGCGCCGCCGGCATCGAATTCGCCAGGACCCGAGACTGGGACAACATCAATTCGGTGATGCTGAAGCTGTACGACCGGGTCATCGAACGACGCCAGCGGCTGCAGGCCAGCTTCGGCCCGCGCTGGCTGCCGAGCTAG
- a CDS encoding sterol desaturase family protein, protein MSLILGLLLFLATVAFMEGFAYVMHRWVMHGRLGWVLHESHHRPRTGLFELNDLYGVIFAMPSIFLIWMGVQEDWGWVATSIGVGIAAYGAIYFGFHDVIVHRRVQHRIVPRSDYFKRIVQAHRMHHIVESREGTVSFGFLYAPTIDALKAELARNEEARVRTPRGPKAASTILRD, encoded by the coding sequence ATGTCGTTGATTCTGGGATTGCTGCTGTTCCTCGCCACGGTCGCCTTCATGGAAGGCTTCGCCTACGTCATGCACCGCTGGGTGATGCACGGCCGGCTCGGCTGGGTGCTGCACGAAAGCCATCACCGCCCGCGCACCGGGTTGTTCGAACTCAATGACCTCTACGGGGTCATCTTCGCAATGCCGTCGATCTTCCTGATCTGGATGGGGGTGCAGGAGGACTGGGGCTGGGTCGCGACGTCGATCGGGGTCGGCATCGCCGCCTATGGCGCCATCTACTTCGGCTTCCACGACGTCATCGTCCACCGCCGTGTGCAGCACCGGATCGTGCCGCGCAGCGACTATTTCAAGCGCATCGTCCAGGCGCACCGGATGCACCATATCGTCGAAAGCCGCGAAGGCACGGTCAGCTTCGGCTTCCTCTACGCGCCGACCATCGATGCGCTGAAGGCCGAGCTGGCGCGCAACGAGGAAGCGCGGGTGCGCACGCCGCGCGGGCCTAAGGCCGCGTCCACAATCCTTCGCGACTGA
- a CDS encoding phytoene/squalene synthase family protein, whose amino-acid sequence MSDDRDRLVEAAGKSIAAGSKSFRFASQIFELETRERSWLLYCWCRACDDITDGQTLGHDAKATDNPEERLAFIRAETDKALAGEATGYVPFDALATVAAETHIPADLPHDHLGGFARDASGWQPETGEDLLSYCYQVAGAVGVMMAHVMGVDPSDRDTLDRASDLGIAFQLANIARDVVEDAKVGRTYLPRQWLAEEGLAGADLTDPAHRSALARVTRKLTDLAALYRRSSRVGAARLPFRSRWAVLSAARIYGEVAVRAAELGERAWDKRISVSKAEKFGLVLWAFADALLPAPKVSREGLWTRP is encoded by the coding sequence ATGAGTGACGACCGCGACCGCCTGGTAGAAGCGGCTGGAAAATCCATCGCGGCGGGCTCGAAAAGCTTTCGCTTCGCCAGCCAGATTTTCGAGCTGGAAACGCGCGAGCGCAGCTGGCTGCTCTATTGCTGGTGCCGAGCCTGCGACGATATTACCGACGGCCAGACGCTGGGCCATGATGCCAAGGCGACCGACAATCCCGAAGAGCGGCTGGCCTTCATCCGCGCCGAAACCGACAAGGCGCTGGCGGGCGAAGCGACGGGATATGTCCCGTTCGATGCGCTGGCGACGGTGGCAGCGGAAACCCATATCCCCGCCGACCTGCCGCACGACCACCTCGGCGGCTTTGCCCGCGACGCGAGCGGGTGGCAGCCGGAAACGGGCGAGGACCTGCTCAGCTACTGCTACCAGGTCGCCGGCGCGGTCGGCGTGATGATGGCGCATGTCATGGGCGTCGACCCATCCGACCGCGACACGCTCGACCGAGCGAGCGACCTCGGCATCGCCTTCCAGCTCGCCAACATCGCGCGCGACGTGGTCGAGGATGCGAAGGTCGGGCGCACCTATCTGCCGCGCCAGTGGCTGGCGGAAGAAGGGCTGGCCGGCGCCGACCTGACCGATCCGGCGCACCGCTCCGCCCTCGCCCGCGTGACGCGCAAGCTGACCGACCTTGCCGCCTTGTATCGCCGGTCGAGCCGGGTCGGTGCGGCACGCCTGCCGTTCCGCAGCCGCTGGGCCGTCCTCAGCGCCGCGCGCATCTACGGCGAAGTCGCGGTCCGTGCGGCGGAGCTTGGCGAACGGGCATGGGATAAAAGGATTTCAGTGTCGAAGGCGGAGAAGTTCGGCCTGGTGCTGTGGGCGTTCGCCGACGCCCTGCTGCCCGCGCCGAAGGTCAGTCGCGAAGGATTGTGGACGCGGCCTTAG
- a CDS encoding phytoene desaturase, whose product MSKTAIVIGSGFGGLALAIRLQSAGVSTTIVEARDKPGGRAYYWERDGHVFDGGPTVITDPDCLKKLWALSGQDIATDVDLVPVTPFYALDWPDGTRFDYTNDDEYLFAQIEKLNPADVEGYKRFLDYSRGVFEEGYVKLGTKAFLSFTDMLKAAPALAKYQAWRSVYSIVSKFVREEHLRQALSFHTLLVGGNPMTTSSIYALIHKLERDGGVWFAKGGTNRLIAGMVALFERLGGTIRLADPATAIDVKDGKAVAVRTASGWRGEADMVASNGDVVASYGLIEDHPRGPNRVKQLKRKSYSPSLFVLHFGLEGPSPDIPHHMILFGPRYDGLLGDIYDRGVLASDPSLYLHHPTATDPSMAPEGCSTFYALAPVPHMKKAPVDWAQEGEKYAEVIINTLEKRLIPDIRSRIRTRFHYAPSDFQHDLFAHLGSAFSLEPVLWQSAWFRQHNRDDVIQNLYFVGAGTHPGAGIPGVVGSAEATAELMLG is encoded by the coding sequence GTGAGCAAGACGGCGATTGTCATCGGTTCCGGGTTCGGCGGACTGGCGTTGGCCATCCGCCTGCAATCGGCAGGCGTTTCCACCACGATTGTCGAGGCGCGGGACAAACCGGGCGGGCGGGCCTATTATTGGGAACGCGACGGCCATGTGTTCGACGGCGGCCCGACGGTCATCACCGATCCTGATTGCCTGAAAAAGCTGTGGGCGCTGTCCGGACAGGACATCGCCACCGACGTCGACTTGGTGCCGGTGACGCCCTTCTATGCGCTCGACTGGCCCGACGGGACACGGTTCGACTACACGAACGACGACGAATATCTGTTCGCGCAGATCGAAAAGCTCAATCCGGCCGACGTCGAAGGCTACAAGCGCTTCCTCGACTATAGCCGCGGGGTTTTCGAAGAAGGCTATGTTAAGCTGGGCACCAAGGCGTTCCTGAGCTTTACCGATATGCTCAAGGCCGCACCGGCGCTCGCCAAATACCAGGCATGGCGATCGGTTTATTCCATTGTCTCAAAGTTTGTGCGCGAAGAACATTTGCGGCAGGCATTATCCTTCCACACGCTGCTGGTCGGCGGCAATCCGATGACAACCTCGTCGATCTATGCGCTGATCCACAAGCTGGAGCGGGACGGCGGAGTCTGGTTCGCCAAGGGCGGCACCAACCGCTTGATCGCGGGCATGGTCGCGCTGTTCGAGCGGCTGGGCGGCACCATCCGCCTCGCCGACCCTGCCACCGCGATCGACGTCAAGGACGGCAAGGCGGTCGCGGTACGCACCGCGTCCGGTTGGCGCGGCGAAGCGGACATGGTCGCGTCGAACGGCGACGTGGTCGCCAGCTACGGCCTGATCGAAGACCATCCGCGCGGGCCCAACCGCGTGAAGCAACTCAAGCGCAAAAGCTACTCGCCCTCGCTGTTCGTGCTGCACTTCGGGCTGGAAGGCCCCTCGCCCGACATTCCGCACCACATGATCCTGTTCGGCCCGCGCTACGACGGGCTGCTCGGCGACATTTACGACCGCGGCGTGCTGGCGAGCGATCCTTCGCTCTACCTCCACCACCCGACCGCGACCGACCCGTCGATGGCGCCGGAGGGCTGCTCCACTTTCTACGCGCTGGCGCCGGTGCCGCACATGAAGAAGGCGCCGGTCGATTGGGCGCAAGAGGGCGAGAAATATGCCGAGGTGATCATCAACACACTGGAGAAGCGGCTGATCCCCGATATCCGCAGCCGCATCCGCACCCGCTTCCACTATGCGCCGAGCGACTTCCAGCACGACCTGTTCGCGCATCTCGGCAGCGCGTTCAGCCTGGAACCGGTGCTGTGGCAGTCGGCCTGGTTCCGCCAGCACAACCGCGACGATGTCATCCAAAACCTCTATTTCGTCGGCGCGGGCACCCATCCGGGCGCGGGCATTCCGGGCGTGGTCGGATCGGCCGAAGCGACCGCGGAGCTGATGCTGGGATGA